Within Claveliimonas bilis, the genomic segment TAAATCAATGGCGGTCTGTTCTTCCACATCAAATGCGACCAGCACCTTTACAAACGTCGTTGCAAAGCTGTCATTGTACACGCCGTCGATCACATAATTCAGAAGAAAGCCGCCAACTAATACAGTCAGCGCCGTTACAAGCACTGTCTGAAGCAGAATACTGAATTTTAATTTACGATAATTATTCTTCAACTTTATAACCTACTCCCCATACTGTCTTGATAAAGTCTGAAGTTCCGGTCGGTACACTCATTTTCTCCCGCAGGTGACGGATATGTACCATAACCGTATTGTTGCTGTTTTTATAATACTGCTCATGCCATACTTTCTCAAAAAGTTCCTCTGAGCTGATCACCTTTCCCCTGTTCTCACACAGAAGCCACAAAATATCAAACTCAATGGGAGTCAGAGTAAGCGGCACTTCATTATAAACACATTCATGGGAAGTCCGGTTCAGCACAAGTCCGCCGAAATCTATAATGTCTCCCTGTTCCTTGCCTCCGTCGTTATACTGTGTATAACGCCTAAGCTGTGCTTTCACGCGGGCGATCAGCTCCAGCGGGTTAAAAGGCTTGGGGATATAGTCATCCGCTCCCATAGTCAGTCCGGTGATCTTGTCCATATACTCTGTTTTCGCCGTCAACATGATCACCGGAAATGTATATTTCTCCCGGATCCTTTTCAGGATCTCAAAACCGTCGATATCCGGAAGCATGACATCCAGAATAGCCAGATCGATCTTCTTTTCAAAAATGCAGTCCAGCGCATCCTGCCCAGTGTAAAACTTGTACACCGTATACTGGTCATTTTGCAGATATAATTCAATTACATCCGCAATTTCCCGCTCATCATCCACTACTAATATATTCATACTCATACGAACCTCCTTCGGCTCTGTCCCTCTTTACAGTTCACAGTTGTTTACTGTTCTTGGGAATGGGATCACATCTCTGATATTGCTCATTCCCGTCAAGTACATAATACATCTTTCAAAGCCAAGTCCAAATCCGGAGTGCCTTGTAGAACCATATTTCCGAAGATCCATATAAAATCCGTAATCTTCTTCCTTCAGTCCCAGCTCCTTCATGCGGGCAGCCAGCTTATCATAATCATCTTCCCTCTGGCTTCCTCCGATGATCTCCCCGATTCCCGGAACAAGACAGTCTACTGCTGCAACCGTTTTATTATCATCATTCATCTTCATATAGAAAGCCTTGATATCCTTCGGATAGTCCGTTACAAATACCGGACGCTTGTAAACTTCCTCTGTCAGATAACGTTCATGTTCTGTCTGAAGGTCTGCTCCCCAGGATACTTTATATTCAAATTTATCATTGTTCTTTTCCAGTATTTCAATCGCTTCTGTATAAGTCACTCTCGCGAAGTCAGAAGAAACGACATTATTCAGACGGTCAAGAAGTCCTTTATCTACAAAAGAATTGAAGAAATTCATCTCTTCCGGCGCATTTTCCAACACATAGCTGATCACGTATTTCAGCATGGATTCTGCAAGAGCCATATTATCATCAAGATCTGCAAAGGCCATCTCAGGCTCGATCATCCAGAACTCTGCCGCATGTCTTGTGGTATTGGAATTTTCCGCACGGAACGTGGGTCCGAACGTATAAATATTCCGGAAAGCCTGGGCGTAAGTCTCTCCGTTTAACTGACCGCTGACTGTAAGGTTTGTCTCTTTGTTAAAGAAATCCTGGGAATAGTCCACCGTACCGTCCGGATTCTTTGGAACGTTTTCCATATCCAATGTGGTTACACGGAACATTTCCCCTGCTCCTTCGCAATCGCTTCCTGTGATCAGAGGAGTGTGCACATAGACAAATCCTCTCTCCTGGAAAAATTTGTGGATCGCATAGGCGGTCAGGGATCTTACCCGGAATACAGCCTGGAATGTATTCGTTCTCGGCCGGAGATGGGCAATCGTCCTTAAGAACTCAAAACTGTGGCGTTTCTTCTGCAGCGGATAATCCGGCGCGGAAGCTCCTTCCACTGTCACTTCCTCTGCCTGGATCTCAAAAGGCTGCTTTGCCTGCGGCGTTGCCACAAGCGTTCCTTTTACAATGATCGCCGCCCCTACATTAAGTTTGGAAATCTCTGCAAAATTTTCCATTTTATCGTGGTACACAACCTGCAGCGGTTCAAAAAAGGAACCGTCGTTTACAACAATAAACCCAAACGTCTTGGAATCCCGGATGCTCCGTACCCAGCCGCCTATGGTGACTTCTTTATCCAAATAATCTTCTCTGTTTTTATACAGCTCTTTGATCGTTGTCAGTTTCATATCCATTTACTCCTTTAAATTTCCCTTTGCTTTTTGCACGTTTCCCCCATTATAGCATACTGTTTGGTGTTGTGCCACACCGGGAAGTTAAAAAAGGGGTTAGCATATAAAGTTTCATAAAACCTTGCACGCCCCGGTCAAATATGCTATATTAAAGACACAAAAGGAACAACCGCCCACAAGGGGTTGACCTCACAAAATGGTAAATAGAAATGCCACCCTGATACCAGCCAAAGTTCCGGGGTGGTTTTTCTATGCTGAAAACATTACTTCATAAACGTAAATACGAATGTCAGTAATGCTAAAATGAACATTCCAAAAGCCATTAAATCTTTAAAATCAAACGGTTTTTCATCCATCAGCACCACCCCCATTCTATGTAGAATAGAGGTCAAGCCACCCTGTAACACGGTTGTTCCTGTTCACATAATACCACAATGGCAACAGGCAGACAACCTCCTCCGCTACGGAGTAGAGTACTTTTTTATTTCATTGTGGGTAAATTGCGGGTACAGCTTGAATTTTAGCTCTACACATGCTATACTACTTCACGTTGCAAAGCCCATTACACACAGGCTGTCACTGGCAGCCTGCTCTGTACGCTAAGGCGAAAACCAAGGTCTATCGGGCTTGCCGCCGATTCCCGGCGTTAAATGAATCGAGTGTTCGAGACCTTCCACTCGTAAAACAAAACTAAAGGAGAGAACAGAATATGAGAAACAAAAACGCAGCATTTTTAACCCAGGCGGCCATGATCGCCGCTATCTATGTTGTCCTGACGTATGTCTTTGCACCGATTTCCTTCGGAGAAATTCAGGTGCGAATTGCGGAGGCGCTTACGATTCTTCCACTGTTTACCCCAGCAGCGGTTCCCGGTCTGTTTATCGGATGTCTGGTGGGAAATATCATTGGAGGCGCACTGCTGCCCGATATTGTTTTCGGAAGCATTGCCACACTGATCGGTGCCATCTGCACCTATCTGCTCAGGAATCAGAAACCGGTATTCGGAACCATCCCGCCGATGGTATCCAACACGATCATTGTGCCTTTTGTTTTAAAATACGCATACGGCGTCGCCCTTCCCATCCCGTTTCTTATGGTTACGGTGGGCGTTGGTGAGATTATTTCCTGCGGTATTCTGGGTATGATTGTCTATTATGCACTCAATCGCTATAAGGGAACTTTGTTTTCCCGGCCTGCTGCTTTAAAATAAGGAGGGATACCTCAAATCTCATCAGAGCAAAAGGTATTCTTAAATAGGGTATCATTATCTTACTTAATAGAAAGAGGAGGTTTTTCAAAACCCCCTCTTTCTATTATATTTCCCGTATCTCGCATCGACCTTTTCCGCTCTGTTTGATTTCATATAAAATACCATCTGCAGCCTTATATATACTGGAAAAAGATCTGGGCTCCATGCTGTATATTCCGCCTACTGATACAGATGTGCTTACAGACGGACACCTGTTCTTTGCCTCCTCAACATAATCTTTTATAATCTTTTCAACCTTATTTTGAATTGCCTCTTTATTAAAACAAGGCTGTGCATAGACCGCAAATTCATCACCGCCCAACCGAATAGCTATGTCTGTCTTTCGAAATGTCTCCCGCAGCTGTTTTGCAAAGAAGCGAAGCATCTTATCTCCGGTTCCATGACCATACATATCATTCACACTTTTAAAATTATCCAGATCGATCATTAGAAAGATATATGGTGCATCACTGTTATTCATCTTGGCTGTTACGGTAGCCTCCCCGCCTTTCCGATTATATATTCCAGTGAGAAAGTCCCGATTGGATTCTTCAATGAGGTTTTTCTTCACCCTGACGCTCTCGGAAATATCTACGAGAACGCTGATGATCGCTGAACGTCCATCTTCTGCTATAATCTTTCGCCCTATATCATACACCCACAAACTGGAGCCGTCTTTTTTCTTCACGCGATATTCGATGGCATATTGTTTTTCCTGTTTTAAGCAGTCCAGAACATGCTTTTCTACCATATGGGCATCATCTTCATGAATAGAATTAATGACCAGTCCTTCTGTCTCTTCTACAAATTCATTGTATGTGTATCCCATCATTTCCAGCATCGTATCGTTTACTACATAAAGTGGAAATCCGTCCTCAATATATCCTCCGATCACTCCTCCCGGCATCATCTGGCAGATAATGTCCAACAGTTCATGTTGGGCTGTCTCATTGAGTTTTTCTGTCTTTTCTGAAAAAAAGCGCAGCGGAAAAAATTCTCCGCTTTCCTGATATGAGCTGGCTTCCGACATATGGAGAGCGGTCGCTAAAAATTCTTCCCCCACTCTCCGGAATCCTCCGGTAAAACGGGTAAGGTAGCGGATCTCTTCCTCGCTTCCATTTAATCTGACGGCAGTCTCTACCTTACAAAGACATTCCCAGCTGTTCTCCCCTGTCTGCTTTTCCTGATAATCCATAATTTTGTACTGAATCGGATCCGGTATACCCTTAATTTCTTCCTCAAGCAGCCTGGCAAATTCTTCTTTATTCGTCGCTGTTTCCTCATCGCCGGTTCCCAAAGAATACAGGTCGTCTGCAACTATTGACAGGGTTTTTGCAATGTTCCTCTCTTTCAGATAACAGTCAAAGAACCGGGTAAGAACAGGATAGATCACTTTCTTTTCTACCATCTCCACACGACCTCCTTTTCTATTCTTTCCAAAATTTTACAATAAAAACACGCTACTGATACAGCCTGCGCAGAGGTTTTTCCGCCTGCATGAAACACTTCAGAAGTTTCGGATTAAACACTCCGCACTCTCCGTCCCGGATCATCCGAAGCGCTTCTTCCACCTCAATAGCTCCTTTGTACACCCGTTTGCTCACTAGTGCATCGTAAACATCCGCCAGAGAAACAATCTGAGCCCACATGGAAATTTCATCTCCTTTCAGGCCATCAGGATATCCCCTGCCGTCCCATCTCTCATGGTGATGTTCTGCAATATCATATGCATACTGAAACATCTGGTGCTCCATAATATGCGGAATCTTTTTTAAAAGCTGGGCGCCCTGAGTTGTATGGGTTTTCATAATCTCATACTCTTCCGGAGTCAGTCTGCCCGGTTTATTCAAAATAGCATCGGGAATCGCTATCTTACCCACATCATGCATGATAGCAGCCATCGCAATCTGTCTGATCTCTTCTTCCTTCAGTCCTTCTCCCAACTCTGTATTTCGCAGAAGATATTCCGTAATATCATGAATCCGATGTACATGTTCTCCGGATTCTCCGCTTCGAAATTCAATGGCGGTAGACAATGCTTCCACCATTCCCATATTGAGCAGAATAATCTGCTCCGCCTGTTTTAAAAGCTCACTCTGCTGCTCCTCCACCTTACTGCTAAGCCTCTTCCTCGCGCGGAAAAGCTCTATAACAGAATCAATACGTCTTCTTACTACATAGGGGATAACAGGCTTATGGATAACATCCATTACTCCCAGTGAATACGCCGTTTTCAAAATCCTGTCATCTGCTTCAGCAGTGATCAGAAACACTGGTATTTCCGTCTGAGTCCCTTTTTCATTCAGGATCTTCAACACTTCTATTCCATCCATAACAGGCATGACCACATCCAGCAAAACCGCACAGTAACGTTCTGTCTGTGCAAACAATTTTTCCAATCCAATCCTGCCATTTTCTGCCTCTTCCACACAATACCCGGAAGAAAAAATATTTTCCAGAATTGCCCTGTTTATTTCATCATCATCCACGATCAGTATTGTGTTATTTCTATTTACTGTCTCTTCTCTGTCCTTGCTGCTGTCCTTTTTCATCGTCCACCCTCCTGACCTGGTATCTCTTTTTCTATTTTTCCCCGGAAGCTGCTTCCCATTCAATTTTTAAGCAGCTTCTCCATCGTTTCTTTTAATATCTGGAAATCAATCGGTTTGGAAACATGTGCGTTCATCCCCGCTTTCTGCGTGGAGACAATATCCTCTGCAAAGGCGTTTGCCGTCACTGCAATAATAGGAATGGTCCCTCCGTCTTTTTTCTCTGAACAGCGGATTGCAGCAGCAGCTTCGCATCCATCCATCACAGGCATCTGCATATCCATTAAAATGATGTCAAAATAGCCTGTCGGTTTTCTCTCAAACAGCTCCACTGCCTCTTTCCCGTTCCAGGCTTCCTCCGACTCCATACCGAAACTTTTCAGAATTTCCTGTGCAATCTCCATATTGATCATATTATCCTCGGCAATAAGCACCTTCTTTCCTTCCAGGAAAGCTTCTTCGTTTCCGCCTTTTTCTTTTGCTTCCTCCTGCGGAAGAACCTGCTCTTCACTGATCTGGCAAGGGATCATTATTTCAAATTCCGTTCCCTCTCCCAGCTCACTTTCCACTTCTATGGTCCCTCCCATCTTATGCACCAGTTCATGCACAATGGGCATTCCAAGCCCTGTCCCGGCGACATTCGCTGCCCCGAACTGCACTTCCCTTTCAAAAGGCAGATACAATTTTTTCAGAAATTCCCGGCTCATACCTGCACCATTATCCTGAATGCGGAAATGGTACTTGCGATATTTGCTGTTGCTGTCTTTTTCCTCTGTTACTGTCATCTCCACTTTTCCATCGTCCGCAGTAAACTTAAAGGCATTTGACAAAATATTATTTAAAATCTGCTGAATCTTTCCCCAATCTCCTCTGATATAGATGTCTTCTATATCGATATGGGTCAGGAATTGCTTTTCTGTTTCTTCCGTCTGTAGCCGGAAAATTTCTGCAAGTTCCTTCAGATTTTCCTTTATCCGAAAACTCTCGCTTCGAAGTTCCAGCTTCCCTTCTTCCATCCGGGAAATATCCAGTATTTCATTAATCAGTTCCAGGAGCTGATTTCCAAGCTGTCCGATCCTGCTTAGCGTCTCCGCTGTCTTATCTGCATCCTCGGTATGATTCTTTGCAAGTTTTGCCATACCGATGATTCCATTAAGCGGAGTTCTCATATCATGGGACATTTGGGAGAAAAACATATTTTTGCTCTTTGCCATGCTGTCTACCGAATCCAGAGAATCTTTTAAAAGCTCCAGCATGGACAGATCATGTTCCTTAGCCTCATTAATATCCCTGAAACCAAGTACCACTGTTCCCTTCTGCAAAGATTCATCATAAAGCATTTGAACATGCACCCATCGGTATTCCCCGTTGAAAAGTCTTTTGAAATCTCCTCCAAAATCCCGGATCCGTTTTTGCACCAGTTTTTCCATGTTTTCTGTAGAAAAGGTATTCAAAAATTCTTCATAATCTTCTTTTCTTATCAGCTCCTTCATGATATCCAGAAGCTGGCTGTATTCCCCTTTCTGCAGGAGCCTGTTCCTCACATAGTCAGACCCTTTCAGCATCGTATACTGTCCGCTTTTCAGATCAATCTGATAAAGTGCGTAATAAGAATTCCCCAGCACACCTACGATCTCATTGTAAACTTTCGCTTTCCTGCTTGTCCGGTAATCGGCTACTGCAAAAATGATCACAGACACAACAAAAATTCCCATAATTCCCAGAAATACATTCCAGGCTCCTTCATAGGATTCCAGCAAAGTGTCATAAGGAATCGTAACGACCGAATACCATCCTGAATCCAGCTTGTAATAATATACGCCTCTCTTGACACCGTCCACTCCTATAATATAAGAATCATAAGTATCAAATTCTCCTTTCAGGATTCCTGCAAAAATTTCATCAAATTTCTCCTGAAGATCTTCATGGCTTTTCACAGTAAGATTGTATTTCAGAAGCTCTCCTTTTGAATCTGACAGAAAATAGTTCGTCCCTTCCGGAAGGCGCTGTTTTCTCTCCTGTTCCAGCTGATGGTCCGGATAAAGATCCACTGCCACCACGTCCTCTGTTCCCTTAATCTGTTTTGCCAGGGTCACCACGGTCTTATTCAGCCGCACATCGATATA encodes:
- the vanR gene encoding VanR-ABDEGLN family response regulator transcription factor gives rise to the protein MSMNILVVDDEREIADVIELYLQNDQYTVYKFYTGQDALDCIFEKKIDLAILDVMLPDIDGFEILKRIREKYTFPVIMLTAKTEYMDKITGLTMGADDYIPKPFNPLELIARVKAQLRRYTQYNDGGKEQGDIIDFGGLVLNRTSHECVYNEVPLTLTPIEFDILWLLCENRGKVISSEELFEKVWHEQYYKNSNNTVMVHIRHLREKMSVPTGTSDFIKTVWGVGYKVEE
- the asnS gene encoding asparagine--tRNA ligase, which translates into the protein MKLTTIKELYKNREDYLDKEVTIGGWVRSIRDSKTFGFIVVNDGSFFEPLQVVYHDKMENFAEISKLNVGAAIIVKGTLVATPQAKQPFEIQAEEVTVEGASAPDYPLQKKRHSFEFLRTIAHLRPRTNTFQAVFRVRSLTAYAIHKFFQERGFVYVHTPLITGSDCEGAGEMFRVTTLDMENVPKNPDGTVDYSQDFFNKETNLTVSGQLNGETYAQAFRNIYTFGPTFRAENSNTTRHAAEFWMIEPEMAFADLDDNMALAESMLKYVISYVLENAPEEMNFFNSFVDKGLLDRLNNVVSSDFARVTYTEAIEILEKNNDKFEYKVSWGADLQTEHERYLTEEVYKRPVFVTDYPKDIKAFYMKMNDDNKTVAAVDCLVPGIGEIIGGSQREDDYDKLAARMKELGLKEEDYGFYMDLRKYGSTRHSGFGLGFERCIMYLTGMSNIRDVIPFPRTVNNCEL
- a CDS encoding HD-GYP domain-containing protein produces the protein MKKDSSKDREETVNRNNTILIVDDDEINRAILENIFSSGYCVEEAENGRIGLEKLFAQTERYCAVLLDVVMPVMDGIEVLKILNEKGTQTEIPVFLITAEADDRILKTAYSLGVMDVIHKPVIPYVVRRRIDSVIELFRARKRLSSKVEEQQSELLKQAEQIILLNMGMVEALSTAIEFRSGESGEHVHRIHDITEYLLRNTELGEGLKEEEIRQIAMAAIMHDVGKIAIPDAILNKPGRLTPEEYEIMKTHTTQGAQLLKKIPHIMEHQMFQYAYDIAEHHHERWDGRGYPDGLKGDEISMWAQIVSLADVYDALVSKRVYKGAIEVEEALRMIRDGECGVFNPKLLKCFMQAEKPLRRLYQ
- a CDS encoding QueT transporter family protein produces the protein MRNKNAAFLTQAAMIAAIYVVLTYVFAPISFGEIQVRIAEALTILPLFTPAAVPGLFIGCLVGNIIGGALLPDIVFGSIATLIGAICTYLLRNQKPVFGTIPPMVSNTIIVPFVLKYAYGVALPIPFLMVTVGVGEIISCGILGMIVYYALNRYKGTLFSRPAALK
- a CDS encoding hybrid sensor histidine kinase/response regulator, which codes for MEKKRKKRYGYLFLSMLILILVIPVAIQRMSAAVLDSAETMGSETAHVYALNEVAVTNQYETVLETLEYQLRPENRTDSYEKLIQQYLKFADEVMGLDDVEAYVSVDGKIYAATYWEGDETFDPLGTQWYQQAIEADGETIYTDAYIDVRLNKTVVTLAKQIKGTEDVVAVDLYPDHQLEQERKQRLPEGTNYFLSDSKGELLKYNLTVKSHEDLQEKFDEIFAGILKGEFDTYDSYIIGVDGVKRGVYYYKLDSGWYSVVTIPYDTLLESYEGAWNVFLGIMGIFVVSVIIFAVADYRTSRKAKVYNEIVGVLGNSYYALYQIDLKSGQYTMLKGSDYVRNRLLQKGEYSQLLDIMKELIRKEDYEEFLNTFSTENMEKLVQKRIRDFGGDFKRLFNGEYRWVHVQMLYDESLQKGTVVLGFRDINEAKEHDLSMLELLKDSLDSVDSMAKSKNMFFSQMSHDMRTPLNGIIGMAKLAKNHTEDADKTAETLSRIGQLGNQLLELINEILDISRMEEGKLELRSESFRIKENLKELAEIFRLQTEETEKQFLTHIDIEDIYIRGDWGKIQQILNNILSNAFKFTADDGKVEMTVTEEKDSNSKYRKYHFRIQDNGAGMSREFLKKLYLPFEREVQFGAANVAGTGLGMPIVHELVHKMGGTIEVESELGEGTEFEIMIPCQISEEQVLPQEEAKEKGGNEEAFLEGKKVLIAEDNMINMEIAQEILKSFGMESEEAWNGKEAVELFERKPTGYFDIILMDMQMPVMDGCEAAAAIRCSEKKDGGTIPIIAVTANAFAEDIVSTQKAGMNAHVSKPIDFQILKETMEKLLKN
- a CDS encoding diguanylate cyclase domain-containing protein; this encodes MVEKKVIYPVLTRFFDCYLKERNIAKTLSIVADDLYSLGTGDEETATNKEEFARLLEEEIKGIPDPIQYKIMDYQEKQTGENSWECLCKVETAVRLNGSEEEIRYLTRFTGGFRRVGEEFLATALHMSEASSYQESGEFFPLRFFSEKTEKLNETAQHELLDIICQMMPGGVIGGYIEDGFPLYVVNDTMLEMMGYTYNEFVEETEGLVINSIHEDDAHMVEKHVLDCLKQEKQYAIEYRVKKKDGSSLWVYDIGRKIIAEDGRSAIISVLVDISESVRVKKNLIEESNRDFLTGIYNRKGGEATVTAKMNNSDAPYIFLMIDLDNFKSVNDMYGHGTGDKMLRFFAKQLRETFRKTDIAIRLGGDEFAVYAQPCFNKEAIQNKVEKIIKDYVEEAKNRCPSVSTSVSVGGIYSMEPRSFSSIYKAADGILYEIKQSGKGRCEIREI